A DNA window from Rossellomorea marisflavi contains the following coding sequences:
- the pyrF gene encoding orotidine-5'-phosphate decarboxylase, translated as MNKPFIALDFPTWEVTEAFLSQFDERLNVKVGMELYLQNGPRIIESLLKKDHRIFLDLKLHDIPNTVFGAMKGLGQWDLEFINVHAAGGKEMMERAMEAIQSQGGKTKLIAVTQLTSTSEHQMQSEQLIPNPLTESVIHYARLAQGAGLQGVVCSPHEAGLIREYCGEEFLRVTPGIRMKSDGADDQQRITSPGNARELGSTHIVVGRSITKAADPVAAYRMICQDWEGSIYEKTNC; from the coding sequence ATGAACAAGCCGTTTATCGCCCTTGATTTCCCAACATGGGAAGTGACAGAAGCATTTTTATCGCAATTCGACGAGAGACTGAACGTCAAAGTGGGAATGGAGCTCTACCTTCAAAATGGGCCTCGCATTATTGAGTCCCTCTTGAAAAAGGATCACAGGATCTTCCTCGACCTGAAGCTACATGATATTCCGAATACGGTATTCGGTGCCATGAAAGGCCTTGGACAGTGGGATCTAGAATTCATCAACGTCCATGCTGCCGGGGGCAAGGAGATGATGGAGAGGGCGATGGAGGCCATCCAATCTCAGGGCGGCAAGACGAAGCTCATCGCTGTCACCCAGCTCACCTCGACATCTGAACACCAGATGCAGTCCGAACAGCTCATCCCGAATCCACTGACGGAATCCGTCATCCACTATGCCCGCCTGGCTCAAGGCGCCGGACTTCAAGGGGTGGTATGTTCCCCTCATGAGGCAGGTCTGATCAGGGAGTATTGTGGAGAAGAATTCCTTCGCGTCACACCGGGCATCAGGATGAAATCGGATGGCGCGGATGATCAACAGCGCATTACGTCCCCTGGAAATGCAAGGGAGTTGGGGTCAACACATATTGTCGTGGGCAGAAGCATCACGAAGGCAGCCGATCCTGTTGCCGCATACCGAATGATTTGTCAAGATTGGGAGGGAAGCATCTATGAAAAAACAAATTGCTAA
- the pyrE gene encoding orotate phosphoribosyltransferase, with protein sequence MKKQIAKELLNIKAVFLNPGEPFTWSSGIKSPIYCDNRLTLSYPAVRKQIADGLVSMIREHFPEVDVIAGTATAGIPHAAWVSERMDLPMCYVRSKAKGHGKGNQIEGKILPGQKVVVIEDLISTGGSCITAVEALRESECEVLGVAAIFTYELQKGADALREHGIEAFSLSNYSSLLEAAEEEGLISGADLVELKEWSRDPEGWKKQVN encoded by the coding sequence ATGAAAAAACAAATTGCTAAGGAACTTTTGAACATCAAGGCGGTATTCTTGAACCCTGGTGAGCCCTTCACATGGTCTTCCGGGATCAAATCACCAATCTATTGCGATAACCGATTGACTTTATCCTATCCTGCCGTGAGAAAGCAGATTGCAGATGGGCTTGTCTCCATGATCCGCGAACATTTCCCAGAAGTCGATGTCATCGCAGGAACGGCAACCGCGGGGATCCCTCATGCGGCGTGGGTATCAGAGCGCATGGATCTCCCTATGTGCTATGTCAGGTCCAAGGCAAAGGGACACGGAAAAGGGAACCAGATCGAAGGAAAGATCCTTCCCGGGCAAAAAGTGGTAGTCATAGAAGATCTCATCTCAACAGGTGGCAGCTGCATCACGGCGGTCGAGGCCCTGAGAGAGTCGGAGTGTGAAGTTTTGGGGGTTGCCGCCATCTTTACATACGAGCTTCAAAAAGGGGCGGATGCCCTCCGTGAACACGGGATCGAGGCCTTTTCCCTCTCCAACTATTCAAGTCTTCTGGAAGCAGCTGAGGAAGAGGGACTCATCTCGGGTGCTGATCTCGTTGAATTGAAAGAATGGAGCCGGGATCCCGAGGGTTGGAAGAAGCAGGTGAATTGA
- a CDS encoding Rqc2 family fibronectin-binding protein — MSFDGLFTKAMTEELKEALLHGRINKIHQPYKNEIIMVIRANGKNHKLLLSAHPSYARVQLTGEEYENPPVPPMFCMLLRKHLEGYMIEDIHQIGLDRMIILEVKGRNDIGDVSYKQLIIEVMGRHSNIILVDKGRNMILDSIKHLSPSMNSHRTVLPGNEYIFPPSQDKLNPLDAAGEDVLRSLDFNSGKLDKQIVGSFSGVSPLAAKEIVHRAGLGTQAAIADSFLHFMADLREHRTSPTLISGDKETFYWCPLDHVEGERHSFTTLSGLLDRFFYQKASRDRVKQQGNDLERFIRNERDKNENKIVKLERTLQEAKDADRYQLLGELLTSNLYAVQRGMEEVSVVNYYDEEGGSVTIPLNPQKSPSENAQGYFSRYQKAKHAVQVVQEQIEKATDELAYFEQLLQQLESASTKDIEGIREELEEEGYLRVRKNQKKKKANEKLVLESYTATDGTKILVGKNNKQNDYLTNKVAAKSDIWLHTKDIPGSHVVIRGASPSDETILEAANLAAYFSKARESGSVPVDYTEVRQVKKPRGAKPGFVIYENQQTVYVTPDLDQVRAMKDR, encoded by the coding sequence ATGTCATTCGATGGACTATTTACAAAAGCCATGACTGAAGAGCTGAAAGAAGCCCTCCTTCACGGCAGAATCAATAAAATACATCAGCCTTATAAAAATGAAATCATCATGGTCATCCGGGCCAACGGGAAGAATCATAAACTTCTCCTATCCGCCCACCCAAGCTATGCCAGGGTACAGCTGACAGGAGAGGAATACGAAAATCCCCCCGTACCACCGATGTTCTGCATGCTCCTCCGGAAGCATCTTGAAGGCTATATGATCGAAGACATCCACCAGATCGGCCTCGATCGGATGATCATCCTGGAGGTAAAGGGACGGAATGACATCGGGGATGTCTCCTACAAACAACTGATCATCGAAGTGATGGGAAGGCACAGTAACATCATCCTGGTCGACAAGGGGCGCAATATGATCCTTGACAGCATCAAGCACTTGTCACCGAGCATGAATTCCCACAGGACCGTGCTCCCCGGGAATGAATACATCTTCCCACCAAGCCAGGATAAGCTAAACCCCCTGGATGCTGCAGGGGAAGATGTCCTGCGGTCCCTCGATTTCAATTCCGGTAAATTGGACAAGCAGATCGTGGGATCCTTCTCAGGTGTATCACCACTCGCCGCCAAGGAAATCGTCCACCGCGCCGGCCTGGGGACACAGGCTGCCATTGCCGATTCATTCCTGCACTTCATGGCGGACCTTCGGGAACACCGGACGTCCCCTACCCTGATTTCGGGAGACAAGGAAACATTCTACTGGTGCCCGCTGGACCACGTCGAAGGAGAGCGTCATTCCTTCACCACCCTTAGTGGACTTCTCGATCGCTTCTTCTATCAAAAAGCATCAAGGGACCGGGTGAAGCAACAGGGCAATGACCTTGAGCGTTTCATCCGGAACGAGCGCGATAAAAACGAGAATAAGATCGTCAAGCTCGAGCGTACCCTTCAAGAGGCGAAGGATGCCGATCGTTACCAGCTCCTCGGAGAACTGCTCACCTCCAATCTCTACGCGGTACAGAGAGGGATGGAAGAAGTATCCGTGGTGAACTATTACGACGAAGAAGGCGGATCGGTGACGATCCCTCTGAATCCTCAAAAATCACCCTCTGAAAATGCCCAGGGCTATTTCTCCCGCTATCAAAAAGCGAAGCACGCTGTTCAGGTGGTACAGGAACAGATCGAAAAAGCAACCGATGAGCTCGCTTACTTCGAGCAGCTCCTTCAGCAGCTCGAATCCGCCTCCACAAAGGACATTGAAGGAATCCGGGAAGAGCTGGAGGAAGAGGGATACCTGCGCGTCCGGAAGAACCAGAAAAAGAAAAAGGCAAATGAAAAGCTGGTGCTCGAATCCTATACAGCGACCGACGGTACGAAAATCCTCGTCGGGAAGAATAATAAACAGAATGATTATCTGACCAATAAAGTGGCGGCGAAGAGTGATATCTGGCTCCATACGAAGGATATACCTGGTTCTCATGTCGTCATCCGGGGTGCTTCCCCTTCAGATGAAACCATCCTTGAGGCAGCCAATCTTGCTGCTTACTTCAGCAAAGCAAGGGAGTCGGGATCGGTCCCAGTCGATTACACGGAAGTACGACAGGTTAAGAAACCCCGCGGCGCCAAACCGGGATTCGTTATCTATGAAAATCAGCAGACCGTCTATGTCACACCTGATCTTGACCAGGTCAGGGCCATGAAAGATCGTTGA
- a CDS encoding cation-translocating P-type ATPase, with amino-acid sequence MKFHEMRQEDIEKAINTDYQHGLSSADAENRMKQYGYNQLEEAEKQSALLVFFSQFKDFMVLVLLAATLISGLLGEYIDAIAIIAIVVVNSFLGFFQERKAEKSLQALKELSAPQVSVLRDGSWVKVHSKEVTIGDIIRFTSGDRIGADIRLIETNNLEIEESALTGESLPVLKTTKPLHGKGLSLGDMENMAFMGTLVTRGNGLGVVTSIGMNTAMGQIADMIQKAETMTTPLQRRLEELGKILITVALILTALVVGIGVLQGHDIYSMFLAGVSLAVAAIPEGLPAIVTVALSLGVQRMIKQKAIVRKLPAVETLGCASVICSDKTGTLTQNKMTVTKLWSAGRLWDVSGTGYVPQGEFFNGEARVSPSSDQSLKQLLTFGMLCNHAELVERDGELILDGDPTEGALLVAGMKAGLTRDALSTSFKIVKEFPFDSTRKMMTVVAEDAAGKLFAVTKGAPDVLVGKSASIIWDGKVQKANESAFQAVEEAISGMSSNALRTIAIAYKPLSGQSLDLLTETMVEKEVTFIGLQGMIDPPRPEVKQAVRECRDAGIKTVMITGDHVLTAKAIAKQLGILKSNDRVMDGKALNEMEVEELEEIVEDVSVFARVSPEHKLKIVKALQNRGHIVAMTGDGVNDAPAIKTSDIGIAMGITGTDVAKESSSLVLLDDNFATIKSAIKEGRNIYENIRKFIRYLLASNVGEILVMLFAMLLALPLPLVPIQILWVNLVTDGLPAMALGLDKPEGDVMKRKPRHPKEGVFARGLGWKVVSRGFLIGGVTLLAFIIAYHQHPDQLEYAQTIAFATLVLAQLIHVFDCRSEVSVFSRNPFGNMYLVWAVLSSLLLMLVVIYLPGLQPIFHTVSIEPRDWLLIVGLSSIPTFLLAGSFFARKKQ; translated from the coding sequence ATGAAATTTCATGAGATGAGACAGGAGGATATAGAGAAGGCCATCAATACGGATTATCAACACGGCCTTTCGTCTGCTGACGCCGAAAACCGGATGAAGCAGTATGGATATAATCAGCTGGAGGAAGCCGAAAAACAATCGGCCCTATTGGTATTTTTTAGCCAGTTCAAGGATTTCATGGTCCTGGTCCTGCTGGCCGCCACACTCATATCCGGACTTTTGGGTGAGTACATTGATGCCATCGCCATCATCGCCATCGTCGTGGTCAACAGCTTCCTAGGATTCTTCCAGGAGAGGAAAGCAGAGAAATCATTGCAGGCGCTGAAGGAGTTATCTGCACCCCAGGTTTCTGTCCTCCGGGATGGCTCATGGGTGAAGGTGCACTCCAAAGAAGTGACGATCGGAGATATCATCCGGTTCACTAGCGGTGACCGGATCGGGGCCGACATCCGTTTGATCGAAACGAATAACCTTGAGATCGAGGAATCTGCCCTGACGGGGGAGTCGCTTCCCGTCCTGAAAACAACCAAGCCCCTGCACGGCAAGGGGTTGAGCCTTGGGGACATGGAAAACATGGCGTTCATGGGGACGCTCGTCACCAGGGGCAACGGTCTGGGTGTCGTCACATCCATCGGAATGAATACAGCCATGGGGCAGATCGCCGATATGATCCAAAAAGCAGAAACGATGACTACGCCTCTTCAGCGTAGGCTCGAGGAACTCGGCAAGATCCTGATTACCGTGGCCCTCATCCTGACGGCCCTTGTCGTTGGAATCGGTGTGCTCCAAGGACATGACATCTATTCCATGTTCCTTGCAGGGGTATCTCTGGCCGTCGCCGCCATACCTGAAGGGCTTCCGGCGATCGTGACCGTTGCCCTGTCACTAGGCGTCCAGAGGATGATCAAGCAGAAAGCGATCGTCCGGAAGCTTCCTGCCGTGGAGACGCTGGGCTGTGCATCGGTGATTTGTTCCGATAAGACAGGGACCCTCACCCAGAATAAAATGACCGTTACCAAGCTTTGGAGCGCAGGTAGGCTATGGGATGTGTCCGGTACCGGATATGTTCCTCAAGGGGAATTCTTCAACGGTGAAGCAAGGGTTTCGCCATCCTCTGATCAATCCCTGAAGCAGCTTCTTACGTTCGGCATGCTCTGCAACCATGCAGAACTCGTGGAAAGGGACGGCGAGCTCATACTTGACGGTGACCCGACGGAAGGTGCCCTTCTCGTAGCGGGGATGAAGGCGGGATTGACACGGGACGCCTTGTCGACCTCTTTCAAGATCGTGAAGGAATTCCCGTTTGACTCCACAAGGAAAATGATGACAGTCGTGGCAGAGGATGCTGCCGGAAAGCTTTTTGCAGTCACCAAGGGGGCTCCGGATGTCCTTGTAGGAAAAAGCGCGTCCATCATTTGGGACGGCAAGGTTCAAAAGGCGAATGAATCCGCTTTTCAAGCAGTGGAAGAGGCGATTTCCGGGATGTCATCGAATGCCCTCAGGACCATCGCCATCGCCTATAAGCCACTAAGCGGACAATCATTGGATTTATTGACAGAGACCATGGTTGAAAAGGAAGTGACGTTCATAGGGCTTCAAGGAATGATCGATCCTCCTCGTCCCGAAGTGAAACAGGCGGTGAGGGAATGCCGTGATGCGGGAATCAAAACCGTGATGATCACCGGCGATCATGTATTGACGGCCAAAGCCATTGCCAAACAGCTCGGTATCCTGAAGTCGAACGACAGGGTGATGGACGGTAAGGCGCTGAATGAGATGGAAGTGGAAGAGCTTGAGGAAATCGTTGAAGATGTCTCGGTATTCGCCAGGGTATCACCCGAGCATAAATTGAAAATCGTGAAAGCCCTGCAAAACCGTGGACACATCGTAGCGATGACAGGAGACGGGGTCAACGATGCCCCGGCCATTAAGACATCAGATATCGGGATTGCCATGGGGATCACCGGTACAGATGTGGCGAAAGAATCATCATCCCTCGTCCTCCTTGATGACAACTTTGCTACAATCAAATCGGCCATCAAAGAGGGGCGGAACATTTACGAAAACATCCGTAAATTCATCCGCTATCTCCTCGCCTCGAACGTGGGGGAGATCCTGGTCATGTTGTTTGCCATGCTTTTGGCCCTTCCACTGCCGTTGGTGCCGATCCAGATCCTTTGGGTCAATTTAGTGACGGATGGACTGCCTGCCATGGCCCTTGGCCTTGATAAGCCCGAAGGAGATGTGATGAAGCGGAAACCGCGTCATCCGAAAGAAGGCGTCTTTGCAAGGGGGCTCGGTTGGAAGGTCGTTTCGAGGGGGTTCTTAATTGGTGGTGTCACCCTGCTTGCGTTCATCATCGCTTATCATCAGCACCCGGATCAGCTCGAGTACGCACAGACGATCGCGTTTGCGACCCTGGTCCTCGCACAGCTCATCCACGTATTCGATTGCCGCAGTGAAGTATCGGTGTTCTCGAGGAACCCATTCGGCAATATGTACCTGGTCTGGGCCGTCCTTTCGTCCCTGTTGTTGATGCTGGTCGTCATCTATCTGCCGGGTCTTCAGCCGATTTTCCACACCGTGTCCATCGAGCCGAGGGACTGGCTGCTGATCGTCGGCTTAAGCTCCATCCCGACGTTTTTACTGGCAGGTTCATTTTTTGCAAGAAAAAAACAATAG
- a CDS encoding YicC/YloC family endoribonuclease translates to MVISMTGFGRSRIESERNTVIVEMKTVNHRFSEFNIRMPRQLMKLEDKIKKELSTFISRGKIDLFIDISGGGLIHKNLHIDWGLIEDYHQLVNKVRETYALKGDIALSDLLGRGEFVTVEETEEENAELDDLVMEAVRKASVELRKMRVEEGKALHADFLAHLGQIRTCLGELTAHAPAVTLQYRERLKKRIREWSEGDPDEARLLSEVAIFADKSDITEELTRLGSHLQYFHATLDEDGVMGRKLDFIIQEMNREVNTIGSKANDSSISALVVELKSALEKVREQVQNVE, encoded by the coding sequence ATGGTCATCAGCATGACAGGCTTTGGACGGAGCCGGATTGAATCGGAGAGAAATACCGTCATTGTTGAAATGAAAACCGTGAACCATCGATTCAGCGAGTTCAATATCCGTATGCCGCGCCAACTCATGAAGCTTGAAGATAAGATCAAGAAGGAGCTCTCCACCTTTATTAGCAGGGGGAAAATCGATCTGTTCATCGATATTTCCGGCGGAGGTCTCATACATAAGAATTTACATATTGACTGGGGACTCATTGAGGATTATCATCAGTTAGTAAATAAAGTGAGGGAAACATACGCCCTCAAGGGTGATATCGCCCTGTCGGACCTTCTCGGCAGAGGAGAATTCGTTACGGTCGAAGAGACGGAAGAGGAGAATGCCGAGCTTGACGATCTGGTCATGGAGGCAGTCCGGAAGGCTTCCGTTGAATTAAGGAAGATGAGGGTGGAGGAAGGCAAGGCGCTTCATGCCGATTTCCTTGCCCATCTTGGACAGATCCGGACCTGCCTTGGCGAACTTACTGCCCACGCACCCGCTGTCACCCTGCAATACAGGGAACGGCTCAAGAAACGAATACGGGAATGGAGCGAGGGAGATCCCGACGAGGCAAGGCTCCTGTCCGAAGTGGCCATATTTGCAGATAAATCAGACATAACCGAAGAGTTGACGCGTCTCGGGAGTCATCTTCAGTACTTTCATGCCACCTTGGATGAGGACGGTGTGATGGGACGAAAACTGGATTTCATCATTCAGGAGATGAACCGTGAAGTGAACACGATCGGCTCCAAAGCAAATGACTCCAGCATTTCCGCACTGGTGGTCGAGTTGAAATCGGCACTTGAGAAAGTGCGGGAGCAGGTCCAAAATGTTGAATAA
- the remA gene encoding extracellular matrix/biofilm regulator RemA — translation MSIKLINIGFGNIVSANRIISIVGPESAPIKRLMQDARDRGTLVDATYGRRTRAVIITDSDHVILSAVQPETVAHRVTDKEDLIEEGQGK, via the coding sequence ATGTCAATCAAGCTCATCAATATAGGCTTTGGGAATATTGTATCAGCAAATCGAATCATATCGATCGTCGGACCTGAATCAGCGCCCATCAAGCGTCTGATGCAGGATGCGAGGGATCGGGGAACATTAGTTGACGCTACATACGGAAGAAGGACGAGGGCCGTCATCATCACAGACAGCGATCATGTCATCCTGTCGGCCGTCCAACCCGAGACCGTTGCCCATCGAGTGACTGATAAAGAGGATTTAATAGAAGAAGGGCAGGGTAAATAA
- the gmk gene encoding guanylate kinase, whose protein sequence is MKEKGLLIVLSGPSGVGKGTVRKAIFSQEDTKFEYSISMTTRHPREGEVDGVDYFFKTREEFEALIEQGKLLEYAEFVGNYYGTPVDYVRQTLDEGNDVFLEIEVQGAQQVRDKFPEGLFIFLAPPSLSELQNRLVTRGTETDDLIQGRMNTARKEIEMMNLYDYIVENDQIEHAVGKIKSIVQAEHCKRERVQQRYLNMLEVE, encoded by the coding sequence ATGAAAGAAAAAGGATTGCTGATCGTGCTATCCGGACCTTCCGGAGTAGGGAAAGGGACAGTTCGAAAGGCGATTTTTTCCCAGGAAGATACGAAATTTGAATATTCCATTTCCATGACAACACGCCATCCGCGTGAGGGGGAAGTGGACGGCGTGGACTATTTCTTCAAGACAAGGGAAGAATTCGAAGCGCTGATCGAGCAAGGCAAGCTTTTGGAGTACGCCGAGTTTGTCGGGAATTACTACGGCACGCCCGTTGACTATGTCCGGCAGACACTTGACGAAGGAAATGATGTATTCCTTGAGATCGAGGTCCAGGGTGCCCAGCAGGTCAGGGACAAATTTCCTGAAGGGCTGTTCATCTTCCTTGCACCGCCAAGCCTGTCGGAACTTCAGAACCGGTTGGTCACACGGGGGACGGAGACGGATGATCTCATCCAGGGCAGGATGAATACCGCCCGCAAGGAGATCGAAATGATGAATCTCTATGATTATATCGTCGAGAATGATCAAATCGAACATGCCGTCGGCAAGATCAAGTCCATCGTGCAGGCCGAGCACTGCAAGCGGGAACGTGTACAACAACGCTATCTAAATATGCTGGAGGTTGAGTGA
- the rpoZ gene encoding DNA-directed RNA polymerase subunit omega, whose product MLYPSIDSLMKKIDSKYSLVSVAAKRARDLQDKKDFRMEEYVSEKYVGKALEEIHSGHLSMKERDEKAIYEDE is encoded by the coding sequence ATGTTATATCCATCTATTGATTCACTAATGAAAAAGATCGATTCGAAATACTCGTTGGTCAGCGTGGCTGCCAAAAGAGCACGGGATCTACAGGATAAAAAGGACTTCCGCATGGAAGAATATGTGTCGGAAAAGTACGTAGGTAAGGCCCTTGAAGAAATCCACTCCGGCCACTTGTCCATGAAAGAAAGAGACGAAAAAGCCATCTATGAAGATGAATAA
- the coaBC gene encoding bifunctional phosphopantothenoylcysteine decarboxylase/phosphopantothenate--cysteine ligase CoaBC: protein MGKNILLCVTGGIAVYKAAALTSKLVQAGFEVKVMMTESAREFVSPLTFQALSRQDVYWDTFDEKIPSKIAHIDLADWADLVLVAPATANMIGKLAGGIGDDMISTTLLATEADIWIAPAMNVHMYDHPAVKRNIATLHEDGCRFVEPSEGYLACGYVGKGRLEEPEKIVELITRHFHAPTEQPLKGKNVLISAGPTREIIDPVRYFSNRSTGKMGFAMAEMAVNMGADVTLVSGPVNLSSPRGVRLIEVTTAEDMYDAVLAHFEDADIVVKSAAVSDYRPVEVYAEKMKKQDGNLVIEFERTKDILMELGKRKDGQYLIGFAAETSNIGEYAKGKLERKRADMIVANNVSEEGSGFGTDTNKVTIVTEDGIRELPMLSKSKVAEEILLEALRRMDSE, encoded by the coding sequence ATGGGGAAAAATATACTATTATGCGTGACCGGTGGGATCGCCGTATATAAAGCAGCAGCCCTTACGAGTAAGCTTGTACAGGCGGGCTTCGAAGTGAAGGTGATGATGACGGAATCCGCGAGGGAGTTCGTTTCGCCCCTCACGTTCCAGGCGTTATCTCGTCAGGATGTCTACTGGGATACGTTCGATGAGAAGATTCCATCGAAGATTGCCCATATCGACCTGGCCGATTGGGCAGACCTTGTCCTCGTGGCACCTGCTACGGCTAATATGATCGGGAAACTCGCAGGCGGTATCGGAGATGATATGATCTCTACCACGTTGCTTGCGACAGAGGCCGACATTTGGATCGCTCCTGCCATGAACGTCCATATGTATGATCATCCTGCAGTCAAAAGGAATATTGCCACCCTGCATGAGGACGGCTGCCGATTCGTTGAACCGAGTGAAGGGTACCTGGCTTGCGGATACGTCGGTAAAGGCCGCCTGGAAGAACCTGAAAAGATCGTGGAGTTGATCACCCGTCATTTTCATGCTCCGACAGAACAGCCACTTAAAGGGAAGAACGTCCTTATTTCTGCCGGTCCGACTAGAGAAATCATTGATCCTGTCCGGTACTTCTCGAACCGCTCTACAGGAAAGATGGGATTTGCCATGGCTGAAATGGCCGTGAACATGGGTGCCGATGTCACCTTGGTATCAGGCCCGGTCAATCTGTCTTCGCCGCGTGGGGTGCGTCTCATCGAGGTAACGACGGCAGAGGACATGTATGATGCCGTACTTGCGCATTTCGAGGATGCAGATATCGTGGTGAAGAGCGCGGCGGTCTCCGATTATCGTCCAGTGGAAGTCTATGCTGAAAAAATGAAAAAACAAGATGGTAATCTGGTTATCGAGTTCGAACGGACAAAGGATATCCTTATGGAGCTCGGAAAAAGGAAGGACGGCCAATATCTTATCGGGTTTGCTGCCGAAACGTCCAATATTGGTGAATACGCCAAAGGGAAGCTCGAGAGAAAAAGAGCTGATATGATCGTGGCCAACAATGTGAGCGAAGAAGGATCAGGTTTCGGGACAGATACGAATAAAGTAACCATTGTCACGGAAGACGGCATTCGCGAATTGCCGATGCTCTCAAAGTCCAAAGTGGCGGAAGAAATACTCCTTGAAGCACTGCGACGGATGGATTCCGAATGA